The DNA segment CCCCGCGAGTTTGGGCCGAAGGCAGACTCGGACGATCTGCGCGGAGAACCCTCCGGGCACTTCGTCGTGCTGTGCGGGTACGACTCGGCGACGCACGAGGTCGTCGTGGCCGATCCGCTGCGACCGAATCCGCCTTTCCAACGTCACGTCTATCGGATCGAAATCGAGCGCGTCATCTGCGCTATTCTGCTTGGCATCCTGACCGATGATGCCAATTTGCTGGTTCTGGAAGCTCCCCCCGGCGAAAGGAAATCCGCCCCTCAATGAGTAACCTGATCGTTGTGAACGATCCCAAGGACTGGCCTATCGATACCCCTGGCGTGCAAGTTGTCGCCGCCCGTGCGTACCTGACCGATCCTGCTTTTGCTCAACTCCGACAAGCCAAGGTCTTCAACCTGTGCCGTTCGTATCGCTACCAGGCGCTGGGTTACTACGTCTCGCTCCTGGCCGCGGCCCGCGGGCACAAGACGCTGCCGGCGGTGAACACGATTCAAGACCTCAAGTCGATGACCCTGATCCGATTCGTGTCTGAGGACCTGGAGCGGGAAATCAATCGCAGCCTGGCGCCGATTCAATCGAGCAAGTTCACGCTCAGCATCTATTTCGGAAAGAACGTTGCGAAGCGCTACGACCGCTTGAGCAGCCAACTGTTCCGCTACTTCCCGGCGCCGCTGATGCAGGCGCACTTCGTCAATGGCAAGGACGGTTGGGTGATGCAGAACATCGGCCCGATCGGCGCCAGTGAGATTCCCGCCGGGCATCACGAGGTGGTGCTCGAGTTTGCGCGGGAGTACTTCGAGAAGCGTCCGTTGCCGAGCGGCGTCGACGTGCCGTCGGGGCGCTACAGCATGGCGATTCTATTCAGCGGTGAGGAGGAAATGTCACCGTCGGATACGAAAGCCATCGCGCGATTCCAGCGCGCATTCGAGAAGCTGGACTTCGACGTCGAGATTATCACGCGCGACGATTACGGCCGGCTGGCAGAGTTCGATGCGCTCTTTATTCGCGATCTGACCGGCGTGAATCATCACTCGTATCGATTCGCGCGGCGGGCGAAAGCTGAGGGCCTCGTCGTCATTGACGACCCCGATTCGATCCTGCGTTGCACGAACAAGGTCTTCCTGGCGGAGTTGCTGACTCGCGCGAAAATCCCGACTCCGAAAACGGTGATCCTGCACCGGGACAACATCAACGAGATGGCCGACACGATCGGTCTTCCGTGCATTTTGAAGCAGCCCGACAGCTCTTTCTCCCAAGGCGTCGTAAAGGTCGACACCGAAGAGGAGTTGCAGGCTGAGGCAAAGCGTTTCCTGGAACGCTCGGAACTCGTGATCGCTCAGGAATTCCTGCCGACCGCCTTCGACTGGCGAATTGGCATATTGGATCGCCAGCCGTTGTATGTCTGCCGTTACCACATGGCGAGGTCGCATTGGCAGATCGTGAAGCGCGACGCCGGTGGAAAGGAGCGATGGGGCAAGTCGGAGACGATTCCACTCTGGCAGGCGCCTCCAAACGTCGTGCAGACGGCAGTGCGGGCGGCGAACCTGATTGGCGATGGGCTGTATGGTGTGGACCTGAAGGAATCGAACGGCAATTGCTACATCATCGAGATCAACGACAACCCGGACATCGTGGCGGGCTACGAGGATGCGGATTCGAAGGATCAACTGTACCAGCGATTCGCCGAGGTCTTCCTGAACCGCATCGAACGAAAGAAAGAACGGCGGGCCCATCGATGACATCCCCTCTTCATTTATTCGAAGGATTCGGCGTCGAGTTGGAGTACATGATCGTCGACTCAGAAACACTGTCGGTTCGCTCGATTGCGGACGAACTGCTGATGGCCGAGGCAGGGGAGTACGTCAGCGATGTGGAACGCGGCGACCTGGATTGGTCGAACGAGTTGGCGCTGCATGTGATCGAGCTGAAAACCGCCGGGCCGGCTGCCGACTTGGGCGGGTTGGCGGGAAAATTCCAGCGCGATGTCGATGCTGCGAACGAGTTGCTGGCGCCGATGGGGGCGCGCCTGATGCCCGGCGCGATGCATCCGTGGATGGATCCGTTCACGGAGATGAAGCTGTGGCCACACGAGTACAGTCCAATCTACGAGGCGTACAATCGCATCTTCGATTGCCGCGGCCACGGTTGGGCGAATTTGCAGAGCACGCACATCAACCTGCCATTCTGCGGGGACGAGGAATTCGGTCGCCTGCATGCCGCGATTCGCGTTCTGCTGCCGATCCTTCCTGCGCTGGCGGCGAGTTCGCCTGTCTACAACGGAGCCGCCGGGCCCGGCCTGGATTGTCGGCTGAAGGTCTATCAAAGCAACCAGCGGCGGATTCCTTCGGTGGCCGGCGCAGTCATTCCTGAACCGGTCTTCACGCGTGGGGATTATGAGGAGCGCATTTTCGCACCGATGTTCCGGGACATCGCTCCGCATGATCCGGACAAGATTCTGCAGGGCGAATTCCTGAACAGCCGCGGCGCCATCGCGCGCTTCGGCCGCGGGTCGATCGAGATCCGTGTGCTGGACATCCAGGAATGCCCCGAGGCGGACTTGGCGGTGGTTGCCCTGATTGTGGAAGTGCTGCGCGCGCTCGTTGCCGAGACCTGGACCAGTGGCGAGGAGCAGCGCGGGTGGGAAGTCGGGGAGTTGGCTGAGATTCTCGCGCGTACAATAGAGAAGGCCGAGGAAGCCGTTCTGGACGATCCGTGGTACCTGGCCCTGTTTGGTTTTGCGGGGGAACGGGCGACGGCGGGGGAGCTGTGGCATCACCTGGCGGCGGATCTGCTGCCGGATGGTGAATCTCGCCGGGCGCTGGACCTGATCTTGACCCGCGGACCCCTCGCGAGGCGGATTCTGTGGGCGGTGGGCGGGGATTTCTCTCCCGGGCGCCTTGCTGCCGTTTATGGCGATTTATGCGATTGTTTGCGCGATGGACGCCTTTTTGGGGCCTAGTCAGCCCCTATTCTGACAAAAGGTGCAGCGTTTTAGTCGTTTCTAACCCGGACTTTAAACATTATTTGAAAATTCTATTGACCGAGCGCCCCCAAATAGGCTTGGTGTCAGGCGACTTTTGCTTACGAGAAGGCAGAAGTTATTCACACAGCGGCACTCGCCGGAATGACGGGGGTGCAGGGGACGTTTTTCGAGATGAATCGAACTGGTCTACTGACACGAAAAAGCGATTCGCGCCGTTCTTCGGTGCTTTATCAGCTTTGGAAAGAAGGACCCATCTCTCGCGGCGCGCTCGCGGATCTGATGGGGCTGAATCTGCCAACGGTTTCCGCCGTCGTGCAGGAACTCATCAAGAGCGGTGAACTGATCGAGGAGGGCTTTGCCACCTCGACCGGCGGTCGCAAGGCTCAGTTGCTTGATGTGAACCCGAAGCAGGGCGGCGTGGTCGCGATCGAGTTCAGCTCGCGCGGCATCCTCTCGGCTTCGGCGGACATGAAGGGCCGCCTGCACAACCACGTGATCCGGCCGTTCAATCCTTCGCTCGGAAAGGAAGGAACGCTGCAGGCCATTATCGAGGCCATCGAGGACCAGAAGCAGTTCTTGAAAGAAGACGAAGGGCTGGAGATGGCCCGCATCGGCGTGGTGCTGTCCGGTTTGCTGGACGAGCAGAACGGCACTTCGATTTCCTTCCCGCGCTTCGAGGAGTGGCAGAACGTCAACGTCGTCGAGATCCTCGAGAAGAAATTCAAGGTACCCGTCGATTTGGCGAGCCACGTGATCGGGACGACGCTGGCGGAGAGCATCTTCGGGCGATTCAGGGAGATGCGGAATTTCCTGTACGTGCATCTGGGCCCCGGACTGGCCGTCGGCATGGTCATCGATGGGCTGGTCTATCGCGGCACCAAGGCGACCGTCGGCGAGTTCGGCCACATCACGATCGATGACAACGGGCCCATCTGCTACTGCGGCAACTACGGCTGCCTGGAGACGCTCGCGAGCGACTGGGCGCTGGTGCAGCAGGCCGAGCAGGCCATCAAGGAAGGCGTGCAGTCCCACATCCCCGAGCACGTCGACGACTCCGGCGAGATCACGCCGTCGGCCGTCTTCCATGCCGCGGAGATGGGCGATCGCCTGGCCGGTAACATCATCGATAAGTCCGGCCACTACCTGGGCACGGCGCTGGCCGGCCTGGTGAATCTGCTGGCGCCGGAAGCGATCGTGTTCGGCGGTTCAATGGCCGAAGACGGCGAGCGTCTGATCAAGGCGATCCTGCACACCGTGAAGCGTCGCGCGCTGGAGCCCATGGAGCACGACATCCGCGTCGACCTCGGCACATTCGGGCTGCAGGCGGGCGTCGTCGGCGCGGTGGCCATTGCTCTGCATACGCACTACAGCTCCTACGACGACTGATTGCGCGCAACATAGCCGGAATAACAACACCCCCTTCGCGACCGTGCGAAGGGGGTGTTTGATTTGAGCGAATTCAGAAGCGATCAGTCGAGTTCGCGCCAGCCGGTGACTTCCTCGCGCCATTGCTCAGGCTGCAGGCGGATGGGCAGGTAGATCTCGAAGAGCTCCAGCAGCAGAACATTCAAGTGCTGCAACGCCTGGATGCGCTGGTGCATGTACTCGTCCAGGTCGGGCAGCTTCGGAACGGGCACCTTGACAGATTTCAGGTCGAACGATTCCGCGTCCAGCGTAAACGTCCACGTGGCGTCCTGGGCGGTGAAGCTGAGCTTTGCGCGGTAGAGGCGTTTGCCTTCGCGCAGGGCGGCGCGGACTTCGGGGGCGGCGGCGGCTTCATCGCCGGCCAGCGTAATCTTCGTGGCTTCGCCCATGGAGGAGCCGAGAACCAGCGGTCCCTGGATGTCGATCGACAGGCCCGGTTCGCTGGGAGGGGCGGGGACGTTGTCATTGATAATGCGCACGGCCAGCCAGGTCAGGAAGTCCGGACCGAGCAGCGCATAGCGCTCCATCACTTCGAGTGCAGCGGGTTCAGCCATGGTCCGTTATCCTTCCGCCAGGGCGGCGTTGGCGCGGTCGAAGTTCTCTTCCAGGCCTTGCGCAGCCATGTAGTCGAAGCCCATCAGCGCGGGGAATTGCGGCGAAAGGCGCACGTCGAAGGTGCTGGTGAAAAGGTCGGTGATGCGCTCGCACAGTGCGTTGCCGGTCGCGGCCAGGAAGACTTCGCCCGTGTTCATGTCCCACACCAGCTCGGTGAACGCGACGGTGGGGGAGGTCTCCTTCAGCATCTGGATCGTCAGCTCTTCCTCGATGGCGAGGCGGTGCTGGCGGGTGATGCGCGAAAGGCTGCGCTCCTCGCGAATCTGCTCCATGCGCTGATCGCGGCGGGCGCGGAAAAGGACCTTGCTGAAAGACTTGCGGTCGCGCCGCACGGCCAGAAAGACAAGATGCCCGTCCACCAGGTCCTCCCAGGTGAAGCGCTCCTCGAGCGGCGCCCGCGGGTTGACCCAGCCGAAGGACTCCTTCTCGCCGCGGTCGGCATTGATGGGCTTGTAGGCATATCGCCGAATCGCCATCGTGGCCGTTCGAGCGAACGTCTCGGGCAGTTCCTTCTGCAGAACATATCGGCGAGCGGAAATGGATCCGGTACGCAAGGGCATGAGTCGAACCTGGTTCTGGGAGTCGGCGGCTACCGCCGCCAGGGGGGCTGCTTATGCCGGGCCGGGTGGGGGCTGGTCAAGGGATTGGTGGGGATTGGATCGACTCGGTGAATCCGTCGCGTTCGGCACGGCCTATTCCACGTCCAGCGTGGGCTCCGGGGCGTACTCCGGCAGGAAGCCGCCGGTGGCCTGGCGGAGGAATTCGTCGCGGTTGGCTTCGATTTCCGCTAGCCGGCTGTGCCGCTCCCACTCCGGGAAGGAGCGGGCGACCTTGGTGTACAGGCGGCGGGATTGGACGGCCACGGGGTGTTCGCTCGGGTGGGCCTCGTCGGACAGCCAGGAGAGCAGCGACACGGCCCAGTCGGGCTTGTGGGCCAGTTCGAAGCACACCACCGCCAGGTTGAACACGGCGGCCAGGAATTGCGGGTAGCTGGGCTCCTCGTCGGCTGTCGATTGGACCAGTGCGCGGGAATATGTCAGGGCGCGAGACTGCTCGCGGCGGACCATCACGGCGATCTCGATAAACTTCGTGAAGGTGAAATTCCGCAACGGCACGGACAGGTCGTTGTCCATGGCGATTTCAATCGCGCGATCGATATGGTTGACGGCATCGGAGGTGCGGCGGCAGACCGCATTCATGGTCGCGAGGCTCGCCTCGCAGATCATGAGTGGCGTCTTGTCGTCCAGCTCCTCGGCCAGCACCATGGCGGCATGCATCTTCGGCAGGGCAGGTGTGATATCCGGGGGATGACTACGATGGCGGAAGAGCTTGTCCGCTTCGCGGATGAGCTCACTGATGCGGCGGCGTTTGTTCTGATCGTCGCGCGGCATGACCTTCGTGCTCCCCAGATTTCCTGACCCGGCGCCCGTGCCGCTTGGGCGAGATTTTGCTGGCCCGGCAGTGGACCGATCAGGCTAGTGTGGTCCCTACACTCTGTATACTTCATGCGCGAGGAAGGCCTTTCATGTCAAACCCTATACGGACACGGTGCTTAGTCACCGGAGGCGCCGGATTCATCGGCAGCCACCTGGTGGAACGTCTCGTGGCGGACGGACACTCCGTCGCCGTGCTGGACAGCTTCGTGACCGGAAAGCACGAAAATCTGGCGAACGTGCGCGATCGCATCGATCTGTTCGAAGGTCCGACGAACGATCCCGAGATTTGCCGCCGCGCTGTCGAAGGTGCCGAGCTCGTTTTTCATGAGGCCGCCATTCCGTCCGTTCCGCGTTCCGTGCGCGAGCCGATCGCCTGTCACGAAGCCAACGTGACGGGAACGGTCGTGTTGCTGGATGCCTGCCGCGAGGCTGGCGTTCGGCGCCTCGTGTATGCCGGCAGCTCGTCTGCCTATGGCGACCTGGCGGTGGAGAGCAAGAGTGAGGATCTGAAGCCCGAGCCGCTCTCGCCATACGCCGCAGCCAAGCTGGCCGGCGAGCACTACCTGCGCGCTTACCATGAAGTGCACGGACTCGAGACCGTGGTGCTGCGGTACTTCAACGTATTTGGCCCGCGCCAGGATCCGACGTCGGAGTACAGCGCCGTGATTCCGAAGTTCATCACCGCGATGCTGGAGGGCAAGCGCCCCACGATTTACGGCGACGGAACGCAGTCGCGCGATTTCACGTACATCGATAATGTCGTACACGCGAACTTGTTGGCGGCGACTTCCGAGACTGGAGTCGGCGGTGTGTTCAACGCGGCCTGCGGCGGCGCATACACCCTGCTCGATTTGATGACGCTGCTGAAGGAGCTGTTGGACTCGCCGATCGAGCCGATGTTCGAGCCGGCGCGCGCCGGCGATGTGAAGCACTCGCTCGCCGACATCTCCGCGGCTCGCAAGGCGCTGGGTTACGACGTGATCGTCGACTTCAAGGAAGGACTGCGCCGCACGGCGGAGTACTACCGCGGGCTGCAGTAGACGAGGGAAGTGAACCCGACAGTCTACAGAACCAAGAACACCGCGGCGGGCGAGTACTTGCTCCGGTTGCTCGAGCGCGATCGATACATGATTGCGGCCGGGACGGTCTTTCATATGCAAGCCGGGATGTGGGCAAATTCCGTCGCTCAGTTTGAGAAGAGTCTCGCGGAGGATGGGCGTTCGATTGCGCTGCAACAGCAGGACCTGGCGCGCGAGTGGATTACCGTGCATGGTCCCGGTCGAACGCGTGACCAGGCCCGAAAGAATCTCGCGTTCGCAACGATGTACAACGAAGCGCGCTGCCAGGTTGTCGAGTCCCTCAGCGTTGACGGCGACTTTCGTTTCCCCGTGACCTTTCGCTTGGTGGAGAACTCTTACCTGTGCGAGGACGACGAGGATCGCGAGCGGTTTGGCGAATGGGCCGATCAACCCTACTTCACCTTGGATGTTTACGCGAGGTTCTACGATGCGAAGGCTGCGGGTGCGGGCGAGGTGGAGGAATTCCTTCGCCTCTCCGAACTGACGCCCGAACTGGCATTGTTTGAGAACGAGGCGGGCGGCGATCCAGCCTTCCATCTGGTCACGCTCGACGAGGCCTTCGACAAGTACATCGGCCCGACGCTGCACGTGCCGAGTTTCGAGGAACTCGACCGTCGGTGAGTTGCCGGCAAAGCCTAGCGTTCCCCGGGCGCGCCGGCATCCTGCCGGAGAAATCCCCATCGAATCACAGTTTCTTCGTGCATTGCGCGGTGCGCGTGTATTATCAATGGTTGTGGAACTCGCGAGGAGGGGTCCGCATGCCACGACCGCGCCGCCGTTGGATTGTGTGGGGCTTTGCCGGCCTGCTGGTGTTTGCTGGCATGCTGGCGGGCTTGTACTTCGCGATTGCCTCTCAGGCCCAGCGTGCCAGGCGCGCAAAACTCTCGGACGCCGAGTTCGCTGCCTATCGGGTATGGCGCAACGAAGTCGTCGAAGTCAGCGGAGACGATCTGATTCCTCCGCCACTCTCCGATGAGACTGTGCAGCGTCTCCTGGATTTCGCCGAGGTTATTGTTCGAGATAATCGGGATCTCGATCGCTGGGGATATCTGGACCTTCTAAGTCAGGCACGGCGGGGGACTCCTAACGAGAGAATCGATGAAGAGTCTCTGGCGTTCTTCGATGATATGTTGGATGCCCTTCGGGCTCTTGTTCAACGACCTGATTATGAAATTCGTCTTCACCGTCTAAGCGTAGAAGGAGTGAGCATTATCAAGGACACAGCACGGAATTTCATTCCCACGTGCCAATGGGCGAGAGCGGCCCACGAAATTCGTCAACATAACGGCCGGGCGGCACTCGATGAGATCGAAGTGCTTCTGCAGTTCGCGAAGGCCCATCCGTACAGCAGCATTCAGGAGAAGCGCCATGCAGCGCAGGCGGTGGAAGCGGCGCTGGATGCGATTGAAGAACTCGAAGCAGCC comes from the bacterium genome and includes:
- a CDS encoding SDR family oxidoreductase codes for the protein MSNPIRTRCLVTGGAGFIGSHLVERLVADGHSVAVLDSFVTGKHENLANVRDRIDLFEGPTNDPEICRRAVEGAELVFHEAAIPSVPRSVREPIACHEANVTGTVVLLDACREAGVRRLVYAGSSSAYGDLAVESKSEDLKPEPLSPYAAAKLAGEHYLRAYHEVHGLETVVLRYFNVFGPRQDPTSEYSAVIPKFITAMLEGKRPTIYGDGTQSRDFTYIDNVVHANLLAATSETGVGGVFNAACGGAYTLLDLMTLLKELLDSPIEPMFEPARAGDVKHSLADISAARKALGYDVIVDFKEGLRRTAEYYRGLQ
- a CDS encoding RimK family protein — translated: MSNLIVVNDPKDWPIDTPGVQVVAARAYLTDPAFAQLRQAKVFNLCRSYRYQALGYYVSLLAAARGHKTLPAVNTIQDLKSMTLIRFVSEDLEREINRSLAPIQSSKFTLSIYFGKNVAKRYDRLSSQLFRYFPAPLMQAHFVNGKDGWVMQNIGPIGASEIPAGHHEVVLEFAREYFEKRPLPSGVDVPSGRYSMAILFSGEEEMSPSDTKAIARFQRAFEKLDFDVEIITRDDYGRLAEFDALFIRDLTGVNHHSYRFARRAKAEGLVVIDDPDSILRCTNKVFLAELLTRAKIPTPKTVILHRDNINEMADTIGLPCILKQPDSSFSQGVVKVDTEEELQAEAKRFLERSELVIAQEFLPTAFDWRIGILDRQPLYVCRYHMARSHWQIVKRDAGGKERWGKSETIPLWQAPPNVVQTAVRAANLIGDGLYGVDLKESNGNCYIIEINDNPDIVAGYEDADSKDQLYQRFAEVFLNRIERKKERRAHR
- the rdgC gene encoding recombination-associated protein RdgC is translated as MPLRTGSISARRYVLQKELPETFARTATMAIRRYAYKPINADRGEKESFGWVNPRAPLEERFTWEDLVDGHLVFLAVRRDRKSFSKVLFRARRDQRMEQIREERSLSRITRQHRLAIEEELTIQMLKETSPTVAFTELVWDMNTGEVFLAATGNALCERITDLFTSTFDVRLSPQFPALMGFDYMAAQGLEENFDRANAALAEG
- a CDS encoding ROK family transcriptional regulator, which encodes MNRTGLLTRKSDSRRSSVLYQLWKEGPISRGALADLMGLNLPTVSAVVQELIKSGELIEEGFATSTGGRKAQLLDVNPKQGGVVAIEFSSRGILSASADMKGRLHNHVIRPFNPSLGKEGTLQAIIEAIEDQKQFLKEDEGLEMARIGVVLSGLLDEQNGTSISFPRFEEWQNVNVVEILEKKFKVPVDLASHVIGTTLAESIFGRFREMRNFLYVHLGPGLAVGMVIDGLVYRGTKATVGEFGHITIDDNGPICYCGNYGCLETLASDWALVQQAEQAIKEGVQSHIPEHVDDSGEITPSAVFHAAEMGDRLAGNIIDKSGHYLGTALAGLVNLLAPEAIVFGGSMAEDGERLIKAILHTVKRRALEPMEHDIRVDLGTFGLQAGVVGAVAIALHTHYSSYDD
- a CDS encoding glutamate--cysteine ligase — encoded protein: MTSPLHLFEGFGVELEYMIVDSETLSVRSIADELLMAEAGEYVSDVERGDLDWSNELALHVIELKTAGPAADLGGLAGKFQRDVDAANELLAPMGARLMPGAMHPWMDPFTEMKLWPHEYSPIYEAYNRIFDCRGHGWANLQSTHINLPFCGDEEFGRLHAAIRVLLPILPALAASSPVYNGAAGPGLDCRLKVYQSNQRRIPSVAGAVIPEPVFTRGDYEERIFAPMFRDIAPHDPDKILQGEFLNSRGAIARFGRGSIEIRVLDIQECPEADLAVVALIVEVLRALVAETWTSGEEQRGWEVGELAEILARTIEKAEEAVLDDPWYLALFGFAGERATAGELWHHLAADLLPDGESRRALDLILTRGPLARRILWAVGGDFSPGRLAAVYGDLCDCLRDGRLFGA